One genomic window of Gemmatimonadales bacterium includes the following:
- a CDS encoding PD40 domain-containing protein — protein sequence MKNSTAVIAALAVFSGAVPAALAQAPGAPGAPPAKPLPLEASRKAEFTATRGTWISLDVSPDGQTIVFDLLGDLYTMPIGGGKATALTTGLAYDAQPRFSPDGKKVVFTSDRSGGDNVWIMSLDKKDTTQLTQGNNFQYISPAFSPDGKYVAVSRGSGTFPTAKLMMFHVDGGAGLPLIPPTPQNAQLKTIGASFTPDGRRVWFAARSGDWHYNAIFPQYQVGYYDRETGALTPMSGRYGSAVRPQVSPDGKWLTYASRHETQTGLRLRDLTTGDEDWLVFPIQRDDMEARATLDALPGYAFTPDSRAVVISYGGEIWRVPLDKSGPSKIPFSADVKLDVGPEVKFVYRMDTTATFTARQIRNPAVSPDGKQLAFVALSRLYLMDLPNGTPRRVTSAEVGEYQPTWSSDGKSLAWITWADAAGGQIMTLALGTRNARPVAATRVAALYTNPVFSPDGSRIVATRQAARDLIDATGHGGGVLGGDFVWVPAAGGDVTVIAPTAGRDVAHFVRNQPDRIYASHPFEGLVSFRWDGTDVKQHVRIVGPMPFFSAAFDAGHESPTFLPRRVAPLAADVLAVSNRGGTHLDGPTEPNPTPTPAGVVLMSPTGGEAVAQINTDVYHAVVPVVGGAVPTVNVAMGGSVPTRKLSDIGGESPSWSADGRTVYFALGNALFSYNLDRAKVVADSLKAVERAKADSVRRAAADTTKPKPPAVDSAAVRDSTAAKDTTKAKTPPVKPGYRPDELRIKVEVRRDLPTGSAVLRGGRAITMKGKEVIENADVVVRNNRIVAVGPRGSVPVPSGARIIDVSGKTLMPGMVDVHYHAQWLIPEIHPGQVWQYLTTLAYGVTTTRDPQTAVSDIVSYQDRVETGDLIGPRIFSTGPGVGLPNNEPMNSLEDAKRVLRRYSDYWGTNTLKMYMSGNRQQRQWIIMAAKELGIMPTTEGGLDYRLDITHAMDGYPGIEHALPITPIYEDVVQLFKASQTTNAPTLLVSYGGPFGEEYFYTTEDVMGDKKLATFMPKGQIQRRALRRGGENYQQGGWFHPDEHVFSKHAEFSKKLIEGGARAAVGAHGQIQGIGNHWELWAMASGGMSNHDALRVATIYGAEAVGLGEDVGSLEPGKMADILVLDANPLENIRNTNTIRYVMKNGRLYDGDTLRETYPRARPRAGTWWDGGPPTAAAGVR from the coding sequence ATGAAGAATTCTACCGCAGTCATCGCCGCGCTTGCCGTGTTTTCGGGTGCCGTTCCGGCCGCACTGGCTCAGGCGCCGGGCGCCCCAGGCGCTCCGCCCGCCAAGCCGCTGCCGCTCGAGGCGTCCCGCAAGGCCGAGTTCACCGCCACGCGCGGCACCTGGATCTCGCTCGACGTCAGCCCGGACGGTCAGACTATCGTCTTTGACCTGCTGGGCGACCTCTACACCATGCCGATCGGCGGCGGCAAGGCAACCGCGCTGACCACCGGGCTGGCCTACGATGCGCAGCCGCGCTTCAGTCCGGACGGCAAGAAGGTGGTGTTCACCTCCGACCGTAGCGGGGGAGACAACGTCTGGATCATGTCCCTGGACAAGAAGGACACGACCCAGCTGACCCAGGGCAACAACTTCCAGTACATCTCGCCCGCGTTTTCACCCGATGGCAAGTACGTCGCCGTCAGTCGGGGCAGCGGCACGTTCCCCACGGCAAAGCTGATGATGTTTCACGTCGATGGCGGCGCCGGTCTGCCGCTGATTCCGCCGACGCCGCAGAATGCCCAGCTCAAGACCATCGGTGCTTCCTTTACACCTGATGGCCGTCGCGTCTGGTTTGCGGCGCGCAGTGGCGACTGGCACTACAATGCGATCTTCCCGCAGTATCAGGTCGGCTACTATGATCGGGAAACCGGTGCTCTGACACCCATGAGCGGTCGGTACGGATCGGCGGTACGTCCGCAGGTCTCACCCGACGGCAAGTGGCTGACCTATGCCTCGCGCCACGAGACCCAGACCGGTCTTCGGCTTCGGGATCTGACCACCGGCGACGAGGATTGGCTGGTCTTCCCGATCCAGCGCGATGATATGGAGGCGCGTGCCACGCTCGACGCGTTGCCCGGCTACGCCTTCACCCCTGACTCGCGCGCGGTCGTCATCTCCTACGGCGGGGAAATCTGGCGCGTGCCGCTCGACAAGAGCGGACCGTCGAAGATTCCGTTCAGCGCCGATGTGAAGCTCGACGTCGGCCCCGAGGTCAAGTTCGTCTATCGGATGGACACGACGGCGACCTTTACGGCGCGGCAGATCCGCAATCCCGCCGTGTCACCCGACGGGAAGCAGCTGGCCTTCGTAGCCCTGAGCCGGCTCTACCTGATGGACCTGCCCAACGGCACCCCCCGCCGGGTCACCTCCGCCGAGGTGGGCGAGTATCAGCCGACCTGGTCGTCGGATGGCAAGTCGCTGGCCTGGATTACCTGGGCCGATGCGGCAGGTGGGCAGATCATGACCCTGGCCCTGGGCACTCGGAACGCCCGACCGGTGGCCGCGACCCGGGTGGCGGCGCTCTACACCAACCCGGTGTTTTCGCCCGACGGCAGCCGGATCGTGGCTACGCGTCAGGCGGCACGGGATCTGATCGATGCCACCGGACACGGCGGCGGCGTGCTCGGCGGAGACTTCGTCTGGGTACCGGCGGCGGGGGGCGATGTCACGGTCATTGCACCGACCGCAGGGCGCGATGTCGCTCACTTTGTCCGCAACCAGCCTGATCGGATCTATGCCTCGCATCCGTTCGAGGGCCTGGTCTCGTTCCGCTGGGATGGCACCGACGTCAAGCAGCATGTTCGAATCGTCGGCCCGATGCCGTTCTTCTCCGCCGCGTTCGACGCCGGCCACGAAAGCCCAACCTTTCTGCCGCGCCGAGTGGCACCGCTTGCCGCGGATGTGCTGGCTGTGTCGAACAGGGGTGGAACCCATCTCGACGGCCCGACCGAGCCGAACCCGACTCCGACGCCAGCCGGGGTCGTGCTGATGTCGCCGACGGGCGGTGAGGCCGTTGCGCAGATCAACACCGACGTCTATCACGCCGTGGTGCCCGTCGTCGGCGGTGCAGTGCCCACGGTCAACGTTGCCATGGGCGGGTCGGTGCCCACCCGGAAGCTGTCGGATATCGGCGGCGAGTCGCCCTCCTGGTCGGCCGATGGTCGAACCGTCTACTTCGCGCTCGGCAACGCCCTCTTCAGCTACAATCTGGATCGGGCCAAGGTCGTTGCCGACAGCCTCAAGGCAGTCGAACGCGCCAAGGCCGACAGCGTCAGGAGGGCCGCGGCCGATACCACCAAGCCCAAGCCGCCGGCAGTCGACTCTGCTGCGGTGCGGGACTCGACGGCGGCCAAGGACACCACCAAGGCCAAAACCCCTCCGGTCAAGCCCGGCTACCGGCCGGACGAGCTGCGGATCAAGGTCGAAGTGCGCCGCGATCTGCCGACGGGTTCCGCCGTGCTGCGCGGCGGTCGTGCCATCACCATGAAGGGCAAGGAAGTCATCGAGAATGCCGACGTGGTGGTGCGCAACAATCGCATCGTTGCGGTCGGACCGCGGGGCTCGGTGCCGGTGCCCTCTGGCGCGCGAATCATCGACGTGTCGGGTAAGACGCTGATGCCCGGGATGGTCGATGTCCACTACCATGCTCAGTGGCTGATTCCTGAGATTCATCCGGGCCAGGTCTGGCAGTACCTCACCACGCTGGCCTACGGTGTTACCACCACCCGTGATCCGCAGACGGCGGTGAGCGATATCGTGAGCTATCAGGACCGGGTTGAGACCGGGGACCTGATCGGGCCGCGAATCTTCTCGACGGGCCCGGGCGTTGGTCTGCCCAACAACGAGCCGATGAACAGCCTCGAGGACGCCAAGCGTGTGCTCCGGCGCTACAGCGACTACTGGGGCACCAACACCCTCAAGATGTATATGTCCGGCAACCGCCAGCAGCGGCAGTGGATCATCATGGCCGCCAAGGAACTCGGCATCATGCCGACCACCGAAGGCGGACTCGACTACCGGCTCGACATCACGCACGCGATGGACGGCTATCCCGGGATCGAGCATGCGCTTCCGATCACGCCGATCTATGAAGATGTCGTTCAACTCTTCAAGGCCAGTCAGACCACCAACGCCCCGACGCTGCTGGTGTCCTACGGCGGGCCGTTCGGTGAGGAGTACTTCTACACCACCGAAGACGTGATGGGCGACAAGAAGCTGGCGACCTTCATGCCGAAGGGTCAGATCCAGCGTCGCGCACTTCGGCGCGGAGGAGAGAACTACCAGCAAGGCGGCTGGTTCCACCCGGACGAGCACGTGTTCTCGAAGCACGCCGAGTTCTCGAAGAAATTGATCGAGGGTGGGGCGCGGGCAGCGGTCGGTGCGCACGGACAGATCCAGGGCATCGGCAACCACTGGGAGCTCTGGGCCATGGCGTCGGGCGGCATGTCGAATCACGATGCCCTCCGCGTGGCCACCATCTATGGCGCCGAGGCGGTCGGTCTGGGCGAGGATGTCGGCAGCCTCGAGCCGGGCAAGATGGCGGACATCCTGGTGCTCGATGCCAATCCGCTCGAGAACATCCGGAACACCAACACGATCCGGTATGTCATGAAAAACGGCCGGTTGTACGATGGCGACACGCTGCGGGAAACGTATCCCAGAGCTCGTCCTCGGGCCGGTACCTGGTGGGATGGCGGACCGCCGACCGCTGCGGCCGGCGTTCGCTGA
- a CDS encoding ABC transporter permease subunit, whose amino-acid sequence MTAFLRILRAEVRDVLRSRWLPGYALLFLLLTDLLFRFGASGDRVLLSLLNAVLLLVPLVSIVVGTMHVYQSREFIELLLAQPVGRRSLFAALWLGLTVPMALAFVAGVGLPFLWQGAGGAGGTLVTLLLAGAALTGVFTAIAYLLAVSFQDRAAGLGAAILVWLFLAVIYDGLILIGTALLANYPLEKPVLTAVVLNPIDLARVLLLLKIDIAALMGYTGAVFERFFGSGRGLLVSAGALGLWIAVPAWLAMRRFVRRDL is encoded by the coding sequence GTGACCGCCTTCCTCAGGATCCTCCGCGCTGAGGTCCGCGACGTCCTGCGCAGCCGATGGCTGCCGGGCTATGCCCTGCTCTTCCTGCTGCTGACCGACCTGCTGTTCCGCTTCGGGGCGAGCGGCGACCGCGTGCTCCTGAGCCTGCTCAACGCCGTCCTGCTCCTGGTACCGCTGGTGAGCATCGTGGTCGGCACCATGCACGTCTATCAGTCGCGCGAGTTCATCGAGCTGCTGCTGGCACAGCCGGTCGGCCGGCGGTCGCTGTTTGCGGCGCTGTGGCTCGGGCTGACAGTGCCGATGGCGCTGGCTTTCGTGGCGGGGGTGGGCCTCCCGTTCCTTTGGCAGGGGGCAGGCGGCGCCGGAGGAACGCTCGTCACACTCCTCCTGGCTGGGGCGGCGCTCACGGGGGTCTTTACGGCAATTGCGTACCTGCTGGCCGTCTCCTTCCAGGATCGTGCTGCGGGGCTCGGTGCTGCGATCCTCGTCTGGCTCTTTCTCGCCGTCATTTACGACGGACTGATCCTGATCGGCACCGCTCTGCTGGCCAACTATCCACTCGAGAAGCCGGTACTGACGGCGGTGGTGCTCAATCCGATCGACCTGGCGCGAGTGCTCCTGCTGCTCAAGATCGACATCGCCGCGCTGATGGGTTATACGGGCGCGGTCTTCGAGCGCTTCTTCGGCAGCGGGCGCGGTCTGCTTGTCTCGGCAGGCGCCCTGGGATTGTGGATCGCGGTTCCGGCTTGGCTCGCGATGCGGCGGTTCGTCCGTCGCGATCTGTAG
- a CDS encoding ABC transporter ATP-binding protein, protein MTAPAVEAVGLRKTFGRLQVLQGLDVAIEAGVVTAIVGPNAAGKSTFIKSVLGLVRPDSGQLRVLGADPRDGDSYRARVGYMPQTARFPENLSGNEVLQLLSGLRGHPESQDRELIDTFGLGSQLHKPVRTLSGGTRQKLNAIVAFLFRPALVILDEPTAGLDPVASGQFKDKVLDARSKGTTVLLTSHLMGEVEELADRIVFLLEGRIHFHGSVDELRQRTGEAKLERAVARLTTEAA, encoded by the coding sequence ATGACCGCCCCTGCGGTGGAGGCCGTCGGCCTGCGCAAGACGTTCGGTCGACTGCAGGTGTTGCAGGGCCTCGATGTTGCCATCGAGGCGGGCGTCGTGACCGCCATCGTGGGACCAAACGCCGCCGGCAAGTCCACCTTTATCAAGTCGGTGCTTGGCCTGGTGCGGCCGGACAGCGGACAGCTTCGCGTACTCGGCGCCGACCCACGTGACGGTGACAGCTATCGCGCCCGGGTCGGATACATGCCTCAAACGGCTCGCTTTCCCGAGAATCTCTCCGGGAACGAGGTGTTGCAGCTCCTGAGCGGACTGCGAGGTCATCCTGAGAGTCAGGATCGCGAGTTGATCGACACTTTTGGCCTGGGCAGCCAGCTGCACAAGCCGGTGCGGACGCTCTCGGGCGGCACGCGACAGAAACTCAACGCTATCGTTGCCTTCCTGTTCCGGCCGGCGCTGGTGATCCTCGATGAGCCGACGGCGGGGCTGGATCCGGTTGCCAGCGGACAGTTCAAGGACAAGGTGCTCGACGCCCGATCCAAGGGCACCACGGTACTGCTCACCTCCCATCTGATGGGCGAGGTCGAGGAACTCGCTGACCGGATCGTCTTTCTGCTGGAGGGCCGGATCCACTTCCACGGCAGTGTGGATGAGCTGCGCCAGCGCACTGGCGAGGCGAAGCTGGAGCGGGCGGTGGCTCGGCTCACGACGGAGGCGGCGTGA
- a CDS encoding nitrous oxide reductase family maturation protein NosD: MLALLFQITTITVAPGGTIGSIAEAVRSAPVGARIVVQAGTYRESGIVLDRSLELIGVGRPVVDGRNRGQVFAVTAPGVTIRGFAIRNTGRSSVEDRAGIRLDEAHGCRVEDNHLDATFFGIYVARTEGCIVRNNRIVGTGLSEALSGNAIHLWNSRDIVIAENTLRGHRDGIYLEFARHSVITANSSHGNLRYGLHYMFSDSSEFRSNSFRDNGAGVAVMYTRHVVMAANHFENNRGQAAFGLLLKDISDSRIEDNRIVANTVGLYLEGSDRVSVTGNLIERNGWAVKLMANATNNTFTGNRFHGNSFDVTTNGRQHTSQFDGNFWDQYQGYDLDGDGVGDVPFRPVRLFAYLVARHEATLVLQRSLFVDLLDAAERVLPVLSPETLVDRSPLMKVRR; encoded by the coding sequence ATGCTTGCGCTCCTCTTTCAGATCACCACCATCACGGTGGCACCCGGCGGGACGATCGGCTCCATAGCCGAGGCGGTGCGCAGCGCGCCGGTCGGGGCGCGGATCGTGGTTCAGGCAGGGACCTACCGTGAATCGGGAATCGTGCTGGATCGATCGCTCGAACTCATCGGCGTGGGGCGTCCGGTGGTGGATGGCCGGAATCGCGGGCAGGTCTTCGCGGTCACCGCGCCGGGGGTTACCATCCGCGGCTTCGCGATTCGCAACACCGGCCGGAGTTCGGTCGAGGACCGGGCCGGGATTCGGCTCGACGAGGCCCATGGCTGCCGAGTGGAGGACAACCACCTCGACGCCACCTTCTTCGGTATCTATGTGGCCCGAACCGAGGGCTGCATCGTGCGCAACAATCGAATCGTGGGTACCGGCTTGAGCGAGGCGCTGTCCGGTAACGCCATCCACCTCTGGAACAGCCGGGACATCGTCATTGCCGAGAACACCCTGCGCGGCCACCGCGACGGGATCTACCTCGAGTTTGCGCGCCACTCCGTCATCACCGCCAACTCCAGTCACGGCAACCTGCGCTATGGCCTGCACTACATGTTCTCGGACAGCTCGGAGTTTCGGAGCAACAGCTTTCGTGACAATGGCGCCGGGGTGGCCGTAATGTACACGCGGCATGTCGTGATGGCGGCCAATCACTTCGAAAACAACCGCGGGCAGGCTGCCTTCGGTCTGCTCCTCAAGGACATCAGCGACAGCCGGATCGAGGACAACCGGATCGTCGCCAACACGGTCGGGCTTTACCTCGAGGGCTCTGACCGGGTATCGGTGACTGGCAACCTGATCGAGCGGAACGGCTGGGCCGTGAAGCTGATGGCCAACGCCACCAACAACACGTTCACCGGCAACCGGTTCCATGGCAACAGCTTCGACGTCACCACCAACGGTCGGCAGCACACCAGCCAGTTCGACGGCAACTTCTGGGACCAGTACCAGGGTTACGACCTCGATGGCGACGGCGTAGGTGACGTGCCATTCCGTCCGGTGCGACTCTTCGCCTATCTGGTGGCCCGGCACGAGGCGACTCTGGTGCTGCAGCGCAGCCTTTTTGTCGATCTGCTCGACGCTGCGGAGCGGGTGCTGCCGGTGCTTTCCCCGGAGACACTGGTGGACCGTTCACCGCTGATGAAGGTCCGACGATGA
- a CDS encoding nitrous oxide reductase accessory protein NosL, with protein sequence MRAALAALALLHAACSVPGPRPVALGSELCGHCHMTVSDDRFIAQVVTTTGKVLIYDDPGCLANALRDGEVARDRIRSIWVTDYLDTGSLIAAEGAWFVRSDAVHTPMGSGLAAVRSSEQARSLAEELGGTVVRWEAVQDDTGHRH encoded by the coding sequence ATGAGAGCCGCCCTTGCCGCGCTGGCGCTGCTGCACGCTGCGTGCAGTGTACCCGGGCCGCGACCGGTGGCCCTGGGCAGCGAGCTCTGCGGTCACTGCCACATGACGGTCAGCGATGATCGCTTCATTGCGCAGGTCGTGACAACGACGGGCAAGGTACTGATCTACGACGACCCCGGTTGCCTCGCGAACGCGCTCCGTGATGGTGAGGTTGCGCGCGATCGGATCCGCTCCATCTGGGTGACGGACTATCTCGACACCGGCAGCCTGATCGCCGCGGAAGGCGCCTGGTTTGTCCGTTCCGATGCGGTACACACCCCGATGGGAAGCGGGCTGGCAGCCGTCCGCTCGTCTGAGCAGGCGCGTAGCCTGGCCGAAGAGCTTGGGGGAACCGTAGTACGCTGGGAGGCGGTGCAGGATGACACCGGCCACAGGCACTGA